Proteins encoded by one window of Sediminicoccus rosea:
- a CDS encoding M23 family metallopeptidase, whose translation MRRRAALALPALMLGAGPARAVEWRGTPQQGALLIGQGAAGQRLALDGQAVRVSPEGFFALGFGRDHGPSATLTANGVARPIAVARREWDVQHITGLPPAQVTPDAAALERIRTERERLAAVRGLDSGRTDFVRGLAWPARGRISGIFGSQRVLNGQPRQPHYGLDVAGPVGTPILAAQSGQVTLAADFHFFGQLIVLDHGHGVNTLYAHLSAIEVRQGEDVRQGQRIGAMGATGRVTGPHLHFSLSWYRVWLDPQPLLPA comes from the coding sequence GTGAGGCGCCGCGCCGCCCTTGCCCTGCCGGCCCTGATGCTCGGGGCCGGTCCGGCGCGGGCGGTCGAGTGGCGCGGCACGCCCCAGCAGGGCGCGCTGCTGATCGGACAGGGGGCGGCGGGGCAACGCCTCGCGCTGGATGGGCAGGCGGTCCGTGTCTCGCCCGAGGGATTCTTCGCGCTCGGCTTCGGACGGGACCATGGGCCCTCGGCCACGCTCACGGCCAATGGCGTGGCGCGCCCTATCGCCGTCGCGCGGCGGGAGTGGGATGTGCAGCACATCACCGGCCTGCCCCCCGCCCAGGTGACGCCCGATGCCGCCGCGCTGGAGCGCATCCGGACGGAGCGCGAGCGCCTTGCCGCCGTGCGCGGCCTGGATTCCGGGCGCACCGATTTCGTCCGCGGCCTGGCCTGGCCGGCGCGGGGGCGGATCAGCGGCATCTTCGGCAGCCAGCGCGTGCTGAACGGCCAGCCGCGCCAGCCGCACTACGGTCTCGACGTCGCGGGGCCGGTCGGCACGCCCATCCTTGCCGCGCAATCGGGCCAGGTGACGCTGGCGGCGGATTTCCATTTCTTCGGCCAGCTCATCGTGCTGGACCATGGGCATGGGGTGAACACGCTCTACGCGCATCTTTCGGCGATCGAGGTGCGGCAGGGCGAGGATGTGCGCCAGGGCCAGCGGATCGGCGCCATGGGCGCCACCGGCCGCGTCACGGGGCCGCATCTGCATTTCAGCCTGAGCTGGTATCGCGTCTGGCTGGATCCGCAGCCGCTGTTGCCGGCCTGA
- the xseA gene encoding exodeoxyribonuclease VII large subunit encodes MDGIGANVPEYGVGELAGAIKRTLEGAFARVRVRGELTEVKPYASGHIYLSLKEENAKIEAVIWKSAVSRVGLRPENGMEVVATGRLSTYADRSKYQLVIEKLEYAGAGAMLARIEALKAALLKEGLFETERKRKLPLLPRVIGVVTSPQGAVIQDIRTTLARRFPRHVILWPVPVQGEGAAEKIAAAIRGFSELPENGPIPRPDVIIVARGGGSLEDLMAFNEEVVVRAAAASTIPLISAVGHETDTTLIDFASDRRAPTPTAAAEMAVPARLELAADLAQRGARLDNRITARLREARLHVTRAEAGLPDLPAMVNQLRQRLDDRGERLRAALPGFVAGKRATVARLGAGLRHPRESIAAGRHALSALDQRMQAAWARGAARRQSAPALTRLSPVPVQALIREQAARVEGLAARLEAVSYNAVLARGFALVQGADGAALTQAAQVAPGAALTLTFQDGAVKATAAGAKPRTTKPTQGSLL; translated from the coding sequence ATGGATGGAATCGGCGCCAATGTTCCCGAATATGGTGTGGGCGAGTTGGCGGGGGCCATCAAGCGCACCCTGGAGGGCGCCTTCGCCCGCGTGCGGGTCCGCGGCGAGCTGACCGAGGTCAAGCCCTATGCCTCCGGCCACATCTACCTCTCGCTCAAGGAAGAGAACGCCAAGATCGAGGCGGTGATCTGGAAGAGCGCCGTCTCCCGCGTCGGCCTGCGGCCGGAGAACGGGATGGAGGTGGTGGCGACCGGCCGCCTCTCCACCTATGCCGACCGCTCGAAGTACCAGCTCGTCATCGAGAAGCTGGAATATGCCGGCGCCGGCGCCATGCTGGCCCGCATCGAGGCGCTGAAGGCCGCACTCCTGAAGGAGGGGCTGTTCGAGACCGAGCGCAAGCGGAAGCTGCCCTTGCTCCCGCGCGTCATCGGCGTGGTGACCAGCCCGCAGGGCGCGGTGATCCAGGACATCCGCACCACGCTGGCCCGCCGCTTCCCGCGCCATGTGATCCTCTGGCCCGTGCCGGTGCAGGGGGAGGGGGCGGCCGAAAAGATCGCCGCCGCCATCCGAGGCTTTTCCGAACTGCCCGAGAATGGCCCGATCCCCCGCCCGGATGTCATCATCGTGGCGCGCGGCGGCGGTTCGCTCGAGGATCTGATGGCCTTCAACGAGGAGGTGGTGGTCCGTGCCGCCGCCGCCTCGACCATCCCGCTCATCTCCGCCGTCGGCCACGAGACCGACACGACGCTGATCGATTTCGCGAGCGACCGCCGCGCGCCGACGCCCACCGCCGCGGCCGAGATGGCGGTGCCCGCGCGCCTGGAACTGGCGGCCGATCTCGCCCAGCGCGGCGCGCGGCTGGACAACCGCATCACCGCCCGCCTGCGCGAGGCGCGGCTGCATGTGACCCGCGCCGAGGCGGGCCTGCCCGACCTGCCCGCCATGGTGAACCAGCTCCGCCAGCGCCTGGATGACCGTGGCGAGCGGCTGCGCGCGGCCCTGCCGGGCTTCGTCGCCGGCAAGCGGGCGACGGTCGCGCGGCTTGGCGCAGGGCTGCGCCACCCGCGCGAGTCCATCGCGGCCGGCCGCCATGCGCTCTCCGCGCTGGACCAGCGGATGCAGGCCGCCTGGGCGCGCGGTGCCGCACGGCGGCAATCCGCCCCGGCGCTCACGCGCCTCTCGCCCGTGCCGGTGCAGGCGCTGATCCGCGAGCAGGCGGCGCGCGTCGAGGGCCTCGCCGCCCGGCTGGAGGCGGTCAGCTACAATGCCGTCCTCGCCCGCGGCTTCGCCCTGGTGCAGGGGGCCGATGGCGCGGCGCTGACCCAGGCCGCGCAGGTCGCACCCGGCGCGGCGCTGACGCTGACCTTCCAGGATGGCGCCGTGAAGGCGACCGCGGCGGGCGCCAAGCCGAGAACCACGAAGCCCACGCAGGGTAGCCTGTTGTGA
- the purD gene encoding phosphoribosylamine--glycine ligase, with product MKVLVVGGGGREHALCWAIAASPLLTKLWCAPGNPGIAEVAECVGIGAEDIPRIVVFAHENAVDLVVAGPEAPLTLGLADACAKAGIPCFGPRAAAARLEGSKSFFKEIANAAGAPTAVHGRFTEAEAARAHIRAQGAPIVVKADGLAAGKGVVVATTVAEAEEAVTEMMEGGIHGEAGRVVVIEECLIGEEISFFALCDGTHAIPLGAAQDHKRVGDGDTGPNTGGMGAYSPPPAFTEALQAQVMATCINPVLAELARRGTPFQGVLFAGLMLTADGPKLLEFNVRFGDPECQALMLRLRSDLLPALLAATQGELKHFDLRWEKLASLLVVMAAEGYPGTPRKGTEIRGLEEAAQVPGVQIFHAGTARDEAGRLVANGGRVLGIGATGATLAEARAAAYAAVAKVDWPEGFCRSDIGWRAL from the coding sequence ATGAAGGTTCTTGTTGTGGGCGGTGGCGGCCGTGAGCATGCCCTGTGCTGGGCCATCGCGGCCTCCCCCCTGCTGACGAAGCTGTGGTGCGCGCCGGGCAATCCGGGCATCGCGGAAGTGGCGGAATGCGTGGGAATCGGCGCGGAGGACATCCCCCGGATTGTCGTCTTCGCGCACGAAAATGCCGTGGACCTGGTGGTGGCCGGCCCCGAGGCACCGCTGACGCTGGGCCTGGCCGATGCCTGCGCCAAGGCCGGCATCCCCTGCTTCGGCCCGCGCGCGGCGGCGGCGCGACTCGAAGGCAGCAAGAGCTTCTTCAAGGAGATCGCCAATGCGGCCGGCGCCCCCACCGCCGTCCATGGCCGCTTCACCGAGGCCGAAGCCGCCCGCGCCCATATCCGCGCACAGGGCGCGCCCATCGTGGTGAAGGCCGATGGGCTCGCCGCCGGCAAGGGCGTGGTGGTGGCGACCACCGTCGCCGAGGCCGAGGAGGCCGTGACCGAGATGATGGAGGGCGGCATCCATGGCGAGGCGGGCCGCGTCGTCGTCATCGAGGAATGCCTGATCGGCGAGGAGATCAGCTTCTTCGCCCTCTGCGACGGCACGCATGCCATCCCCCTCGGCGCGGCGCAGGACCACAAGCGCGTGGGCGATGGCGACACCGGCCCCAATACTGGCGGCATGGGCGCCTATTCGCCGCCGCCCGCCTTCACCGAGGCACTGCAGGCCCAGGTCATGGCCACCTGCATCAACCCGGTCCTGGCCGAACTGGCGCGGCGCGGCACCCCCTTCCAGGGCGTGCTCTTCGCCGGGCTGATGCTGACGGCCGATGGCCCGAAGCTGCTGGAATTCAACGTCCGCTTCGGCGACCCGGAATGCCAGGCCCTGATGCTGCGCCTGCGCTCCGACCTGCTGCCCGCCCTGCTCGCCGCCACCCAGGGCGAGCTCAAGCATTTCGACCTGCGCTGGGAGAAGCTGGCGAGCCTGCTCGTGGTGATGGCGGCCGAGGGCTATCCCGGCACGCCGCGCAAGGGCACGGAGATCCGCGGCCTGGAGGAAGCGGCCCAGGTGCCCGGCGTGCAGATCTTCCATGCCGGCACGGCGCGGGACGAGGCCGGACGGCTGGTGGCCAATGGCGGACGCGTGCTGGGCATCGGCGCCACGGGCGCGACACTCGCCGAGGCCCGTGCCGCGGCCTATGCCGCGGTGGCCAAGGTGGATTGGCCCGAGGGCTTCTGCCGCAGCGACATCGGCTGGCGGGCCCTATAG
- a CDS encoding class I SAM-dependent methyltransferase has product MRFVARNIYDDPAFFAGYAGLERSRLGLDGAPEWPRLQAMLPPVEGLRVADLGCGYGWFCRWARQAGAARVLGLDLSRRMLDAARARTEGEGITYVEGDLAALALPEARFDLVFSSLAFHYVADFGRLLAAIRQGLAPGGRLVFSIEHPLLMAPRAPGWRREADGRLTWPVDAYLEEGPRETHWFVPGVVKHHRSLATTLNSLVGAGFALARLEEFGPSAEQVASRPEWAKERERPLFLLVSAAAL; this is encoded by the coding sequence GTGCGGTTTGTGGCGCGGAACATCTATGACGACCCGGCCTTCTTCGCCGGCTATGCGGGGCTCGAACGCTCCCGCCTCGGACTGGACGGCGCGCCCGAATGGCCGCGCCTGCAGGCCATGCTGCCGCCGGTCGAGGGTCTGCGCGTGGCCGATCTCGGCTGCGGCTATGGCTGGTTCTGCCGCTGGGCGCGGCAGGCAGGCGCGGCCCGCGTCCTGGGGCTCGACCTCTCGCGCCGCATGCTGGACGCGGCGCGGGCGCGCACGGAGGGGGAGGGCATCACCTATGTGGAGGGCGATCTCGCGGCGCTGGCGCTGCCGGAGGCGCGGTTCGACCTCGTCTTCAGCTCGCTCGCCTTCCACTATGTCGCGGATTTCGGGCGGCTGCTGGCAGCGATCCGGCAGGGGCTCGCGCCGGGCGGGCGGCTTGTCTTTTCCATCGAGCATCCGCTGCTCATGGCGCCGCGCGCGCCGGGATGGCGGCGCGAGGCGGATGGGCGGCTCACCTGGCCGGTGGATGCCTATCTGGAGGAAGGCCCGCGCGAGACGCATTGGTTCGTCCCCGGGGTGGTGAAGCACCACCGCAGCCTCGCCACCACGCTGAACAGTCTGGTCGGCGCGGGCTTCGCGCTCGCGCGCCTCGAGGAATTCGGGCCGAGTGCCGAGCAGGTGGCGTCCCGGCCTGAATGGGCGAAGGAGCGGGAGCGGCCGCTCTTCCTGCTGGTCTCGGCAGCGGCCCTATAG
- a CDS encoding O-acetylhomoserine aminocarboxypropyltransferase/cysteine synthase family protein, translating to MTYTNPETIALHGGSHRADPNTGSVAVPIHQTTSFQFQDTGHAARLFGLAELGNIYTRIMNPTCDALETRIAQLEGGAAALAVGSGQAATSFCVMNLCEAGDNIVSSTDLYGGTYNLFANTLKQFGIEVRFVDPADPEAFARATDARTRCYYAETLPNPKLQVFPIAEVAAIGRRLGVPLIMDNTAAPIICKPFQHGAAIVMHSTTKWIGGHGTSIGGIVVDGGNFDWEAGGDRFPTLNKPDPSYHGAVWSQAAKPLGPIAYILRMRTCLLRDIGAPMAPFNAFMFLQGLETLPLRMERHCSNAIRVAAYLAAHPKVSRVIHPSLAEGEAKRRAEAYLKGGYGSLMGFELKGGKEAGQAFIEKLKMFYHVANIGDARSLAIHPATTTHSQLNEAEQAASGVTPGYIRLSIGIEHIDDILADLEQALA from the coding sequence ATGACCTACACCAATCCCGAGACCATCGCGCTGCATGGCGGCAGCCATCGCGCGGACCCGAACACCGGCTCCGTCGCCGTGCCGATCCACCAGACCACCTCCTTCCAGTTCCAGGACACGGGCCACGCGGCGCGCCTCTTCGGCCTGGCCGAGCTCGGCAACATCTACACCCGCATCATGAACCCGACCTGCGATGCGCTGGAGACGCGCATCGCGCAGCTCGAGGGCGGTGCGGCGGCGCTGGCGGTCGGCTCGGGCCAGGCGGCGACCAGCTTCTGCGTGATGAACCTCTGCGAGGCGGGCGACAACATCGTCAGCAGCACCGACCTCTATGGCGGCACCTACAACCTCTTCGCCAATACGCTGAAGCAGTTCGGCATCGAGGTGCGCTTCGTGGACCCGGCCGACCCCGAGGCCTTCGCGCGCGCGACCGATGCGCGCACCCGCTGCTACTACGCCGAGACGCTGCCGAACCCGAAGCTGCAGGTCTTCCCGATCGCGGAAGTGGCGGCCATCGGCCGGCGCCTGGGCGTGCCGCTGATCATGGACAACACGGCGGCCCCCATCATCTGCAAGCCCTTCCAGCATGGCGCGGCCATCGTCATGCACTCGACCACGAAGTGGATCGGCGGGCATGGCACCTCCATCGGCGGCATCGTGGTGGATGGCGGCAATTTCGACTGGGAGGCGGGCGGCGATCGCTTCCCCACGCTGAACAAGCCGGACCCCTCCTATCACGGCGCGGTCTGGTCGCAGGCGGCCAAGCCGCTCGGCCCCATCGCCTATATCCTCCGCATGCGCACCTGCCTGCTGCGCGACATCGGCGCGCCCATGGCGCCCTTCAACGCCTTCATGTTCCTGCAGGGCCTCGAGACGCTGCCGCTGCGGATGGAGCGGCATTGCAGCAACGCGATCCGCGTCGCGGCCTATCTCGCCGCGCATCCGAAGGTGAGCCGCGTGATCCACCCCTCGCTCGCCGAAGGCGAGGCGAAGCGCCGCGCCGAGGCCTATCTGAAGGGCGGCTATGGCAGCCTCATGGGATTCGAACTGAAGGGCGGCAAGGAAGCGGGCCAGGCCTTCATCGAGAAGCTCAAGATGTTCTACCATGTGGCGAATATCGGCGATGCGCGCAGCCTCGCCATCCATCCCGCCACCACCACCCACAGCCAGTTGAACGAGGCCGAGCAGGCGGCGAGCGGGGTCACGCCCGGCTATATCCGCCTCTCCATCGGCATCGAGCACATTGACGACATCCTGGCCGATCTCGAACAGGCGCTGGCGTGA
- the hemB gene encoding porphobilinogen synthase, whose amino-acid sequence MHYAGSFPTTRMRRNRQDAWTRALVAENALHVSDLIWPIFLTEGKGQRVEVPSMPGVFRVSTDVVAEHVAEAASLGIPAVALFPYTPMESRDEDGTEALDPDNLTCRAARALKAAHPGVGIIGDIALDTYTLHAHDGVVRNGEVHNEETVEALVTMSLNYAKAGVDVVAPSDMMDGRIGTIRRALDAEGLIHTRIMSYAAKYASGFYAPFRDAIGSLTGPDRTGPKDKKTYQMDPANTDEALREVALDLAEGADMVMVKPGLPYLDVVHRVRREFGAPTFVYQVSGEYSMLMAAIERGWLDHDRAMMESLMCFKRAGANGILTYFAVKAAKIIKAG is encoded by the coding sequence ATGCATTACGCAGGCTCCTTCCCGACCACCCGCATGCGGCGCAACCGCCAGGATGCCTGGACGCGCGCCCTGGTCGCCGAGAACGCGCTGCATGTGAGTGACCTCATCTGGCCGATCTTCCTGACCGAAGGCAAAGGGCAGCGGGTCGAGGTTCCCTCCATGCCCGGCGTCTTCCGGGTCAGCACGGACGTCGTCGCCGAACATGTCGCGGAGGCGGCATCGCTCGGCATTCCGGCCGTGGCGCTCTTCCCCTACACGCCGATGGAATCCCGCGACGAGGACGGCACCGAGGCGCTGGACCCCGACAACCTCACCTGCCGCGCCGCCCGCGCGCTCAAGGCGGCGCATCCCGGTGTGGGCATCATCGGTGACATCGCGCTCGACACCTATACGCTGCACGCCCATGACGGCGTGGTCCGCAACGGCGAGGTCCATAACGAGGAGACCGTCGAGGCGCTGGTGACCATGTCCCTCAACTACGCCAAGGCCGGCGTGGACGTGGTCGCCCCTTCCGACATGATGGATGGCCGCATCGGCACCATCCGCCGCGCGCTCGACGCCGAGGGGCTGATCCACACGCGCATCATGTCCTACGCGGCGAAATACGCCTCGGGCTTCTACGCGCCCTTCCGCGACGCCATCGGCTCCCTCACCGGGCCAGACCGCACGGGGCCGAAGGACAAGAAGACCTACCAGATGGATCCCGCCAACACCGACGAGGCGCTGCGCGAAGTCGCACTCGACCTCGCCGAGGGCGCGGACATGGTGATGGTGAAGCCCGGCCTGCCCTATCTCGATGTGGTGCATCGCGTGCGCCGCGAATTCGGCGCGCCCACCTTCGTCTATCAGGTGAGCGGCGAGTACTCGATGCTCATGGCCGCCATCGAACGCGGCTGGCTCGATCATGACCGCGCGATGATGGAAAGCCTGATGTGCTTCAAGCGCGCCGGGGCCAATGGGATCCTCACCTATTTCGCGGTGAAGGCGGCGAAGATCATCAAGGCGGGATAG
- a CDS encoding Bug family tripartite tricarboxylate transporter substrate binding protein yields MPSRRQLLATGLALLPVPALAQAWRPTRPIRLIVPFAPGGSNDIVGRIVGEAAGQILGQPVVIENRAGAGSVIGAEAAARAAPDGQTLLINSSLPTVPAIVARVPYNTLEDFTGIAVAGFSPYVLVVNPQVPARTAQELVALMRASPQNYHIAATGNGSGVHVAAELFRSIARVQSDVVHYRGGGPSVAALVSGEVKVGLPTMASSIGQVRGGALRALAVLADARTPVLPDVPTTAEAGLSGVVLEEYFPIVAPAQTPAPVVAALGEAFRTAVQQTASRLAELAGVTPRAGYDTPAQVMALVRASITQQTAILRAAGVQPE; encoded by the coding sequence ATGCCGTCACGTCGCCAGCTCCTCGCCACGGGCCTCGCACTGCTGCCCGTACCCGCACTCGCCCAGGCCTGGCGCCCCACGCGGCCCATCCGCCTCATCGTGCCCTTCGCGCCCGGCGGCTCCAACGACATCGTGGGCCGCATCGTGGGCGAAGCGGCAGGCCAGATCCTGGGCCAGCCCGTTGTCATCGAGAACCGCGCCGGTGCCGGCAGCGTCATCGGCGCCGAAGCCGCGGCCCGCGCGGCCCCCGACGGCCAGACGCTGCTCATCAACTCCTCCCTGCCGACCGTGCCCGCCATCGTGGCCCGCGTGCCCTACAACACGCTGGAGGACTTCACCGGCATCGCCGTCGCCGGCTTCTCGCCCTACGTCCTCGTCGTGAACCCGCAGGTGCCCGCCCGCACAGCGCAGGAGCTGGTGGCCCTGATGCGGGCCTCACCGCAGAACTACCACATCGCCGCGACCGGCAATGGCAGCGGCGTGCATGTGGCGGCCGAGCTGTTCCGCTCCATCGCGCGCGTGCAGTCGGACGTCGTGCATTACCGCGGCGGCGGCCCCTCCGTCGCCGCGCTCGTCTCGGGTGAGGTGAAGGTCGGCCTGCCCACCATGGCCTCCTCCATCGGCCAGGTGCGCGGCGGCGCGCTGCGGGCGCTGGCCGTGCTGGCGGATGCGCGCACGCCCGTCCTGCCCGACGTTCCGACCACGGCTGAAGCCGGGCTCTCCGGCGTGGTGCTGGAGGAGTATTTCCCGATCGTCGCCCCGGCGCAGACGCCGGCCCCGGTCGTCGCCGCCCTGGGCGAGGCCTTTCGCACCGCCGTGCAGCAGACCGCCTCCCGCCTCGCGGAGCTTGCGGGCGTCACGCCGCGCGCGGGCTATGACACGCCGGCGCAGGTGATGGCGCTGGTCCGGGCGAGCATCACGCAGCAGACGGCGATCCTGCGGGCGGCCGGCGTGCAGCCCGAATAG
- a CDS encoding tetratricopeptide repeat protein, translated as MSDAPPRTGFWGGLLGLLPRLVPLVGVLILLVILVDELQRDGVEVQPIAVPPRLVELGLTPDVVALRLTDALAKLQDSVGGEPRRRTGADVGGAHPDFTVPLTGLSLRSVASTLRGMLGIPERRVSGEVTVDGEVLRLRLRLSGQGVIADVAAANPDALIRAGAPQVWRVVQPVLYAWWLSSEAATEAEVRETLEEMMQEAGSDRELMRTLQLLLGRSYARTGEAQAALAVNEAQLREFPNYPPAIYARGRALRELGRLDEAMAAFDAAQRAMPGVAFPRVGRAQVLRDRGENQAAADLLQAVVRDNQVDAQGKVELGAALLALGRAREALPLARRAVAEDAKNASAHTLLGDVLLAGGQPAAALAAYEAALAQAPLWGEAQLGRVEALRALGRAEEARAALAEARPVIAAVPRLAPRLARLDPG; from the coding sequence ATGAGCGACGCGCCGCCCCGGACCGGCTTCTGGGGCGGCCTGCTGGGCCTGCTGCCGCGGCTGGTGCCGCTGGTGGGCGTGCTCATCCTTCTCGTCATCCTGGTGGATGAATTGCAGCGCGATGGCGTGGAGGTGCAGCCCATCGCCGTGCCGCCGCGCCTCGTCGAGCTCGGCCTCACGCCCGATGTGGTGGCATTGCGGCTGACCGATGCGCTGGCGAAGCTGCAGGACAGCGTGGGCGGCGAGCCACGCCGCCGCACCGGCGCCGATGTGGGCGGCGCGCATCCGGATTTCACCGTGCCGCTGACCGGGCTTTCGCTGCGCTCCGTCGCCAGCACGCTGCGCGGCATGCTGGGCATCCCTGAGCGCCGCGTCTCCGGCGAGGTGACCGTGGATGGCGAGGTGCTGCGCCTCAGGCTGCGCCTGTCCGGCCAGGGGGTCATCGCCGATGTGGCGGCCGCCAACCCCGATGCGCTGATCCGTGCCGGCGCGCCGCAGGTCTGGCGCGTGGTGCAGCCCGTGCTCTACGCGTGGTGGCTCTCCAGCGAGGCGGCGACCGAGGCGGAGGTGCGCGAGACGCTGGAGGAAATGATGCAGGAAGCGGGCTCGGACCGTGAGCTGATGCGCACGCTGCAGCTCCTGCTGGGCCGTTCCTATGCGCGGACGGGCGAGGCGCAGGCGGCGCTCGCCGTGAACGAGGCGCAGCTGCGCGAATTTCCGAACTACCCGCCCGCGATCTATGCGCGCGGCCGGGCGCTGCGCGAACTCGGCCGGCTGGACGAGGCGATGGCCGCCTTCGATGCGGCGCAGCGCGCCATGCCGGGCGTGGCCTTTCCGCGCGTCGGCCGCGCGCAGGTGCTGCGGGACCGCGGCGAGAACCAGGCGGCGGCGGACCTCCTGCAGGCAGTGGTGCGTGACAACCAGGTGGATGCGCAAGGCAAGGTGGAGCTGGGTGCGGCGCTGCTGGCGCTGGGCCGCGCCAGGGAGGCGCTGCCACTGGCCCGGCGCGCGGTGGCCGAGGACGCGAAGAACGCCTCGGCCCATACCCTGCTGGGGGATGTGCTGCTGGCCGGGGGGCAGCCCGCCGCCGCCCTGGCCGCCTATGAGGCAGCGCTCGCCCAGGCGCCGCTTTGGGGCGAGGCGCAGCTCGGCCGGGTGGAGGCGCTGCGGGCGCTGGGCCGCGCCGAGGAGGCGCGCGCCGCCCTGGCCGAGGCGCGGCCGGTGATCGCGGCGGTGCCGCGCCTCGCGCCCCGCCTCGCGCGGCTCGATCCGGGCTGA
- a CDS encoding alpha/beta fold hydrolase yields MERPRFGAVSGPFEGTAESRLVPLRWVEWGPASGKPVVCVHGLTRNARDFDALARHLAAQGRRVICVDVPGRGLSGWLPEGRFYAVPHYIAAMMPLLTSLGEFDWVGTSMGGLIGMGVCATPGLKMRRFVINDIGPFVPVAALERIRTYLSEPRIFADIAGLEAYLRQVHAPFGPLADEEWAHLAHYSARMRPDGQVALHYDPAIMEPMQGELADVDLWPLWPAVASRPVLVLRGERSDLLLRETALRMGESPGVQVATIPRCGHAPALMEPAQVALVAHFLAG; encoded by the coding sequence ATGGAGCGGCCCCGTTTCGGCGCCGTCAGCGGCCCCTTCGAGGGAACGGCGGAGAGCCGCCTCGTGCCGCTGCGCTGGGTGGAATGGGGCCCCGCTTCGGGCAAGCCCGTGGTCTGCGTCCATGGGCTCACCCGCAATGCCCGTGATTTCGATGCGCTGGCGCGGCACCTGGCGGCGCAAGGGCGGCGGGTGATCTGCGTGGACGTGCCAGGCCGCGGCCTTTCGGGCTGGCTGCCGGAGGGGCGCTTCTACGCGGTGCCGCACTATATCGCCGCCATGATGCCGCTGCTGACCAGCCTGGGCGAGTTCGACTGGGTCGGCACCTCGATGGGCGGCCTGATCGGCATGGGCGTCTGCGCGACGCCCGGCCTGAAGATGCGCCGTTTCGTGATCAACGATATCGGTCCCTTCGTGCCGGTGGCCGCCCTTGAGCGCATCCGCACCTACCTCAGCGAGCCGCGCATCTTCGCCGACATCGCGGGGCTGGAGGCCTATCTGCGCCAGGTGCACGCACCCTTCGGCCCGCTCGCGGACGAGGAATGGGCGCATCTCGCGCATTACAGCGCGCGGATGCGGCCCGATGGCCAGGTGGCGCTGCACTACGACCCCGCGATCATGGAGCCCATGCAGGGCGAATTGGCTGATGTGGATCTCTGGCCGCTCTGGCCCGCTGTGGCGAGCCGCCCCGTGCTGGTGCTGCGCGGCGAGCGGTCCGACCTGCTCCTGCGCGAGACGGCGCTCCGCATGGGGGAGAGCCCGGGCGTGCAGGTCGCGACCATCCCGCGCTGCGGCCATGCGCCGGCCCTGATGGAGCCCGCGCAGGTCGCGCTCGTCGCGCATTTCCTGGCGGGATGA